Within Desulfolithobacter dissulfuricans, the genomic segment CTTGGTGAATTTCTGCTGCGCTTTTTCGATGATGGCGTTGGTCAGGGAGAGGATGGGCTGGGTGGAGCGATAGTTCTCTTCCAGCTTGATGATCCGGGTGCCGGGAAACTGTTCGGGAAAGCGCATGATGTTGTAGAAATCAGCACCGCGGAAACTGTAGATGGACTGGGCATCGTCGCCCACCACCATGACATTGTCATGCTCCGTGGCCAGGAGCCGGACGATTTCGGCCTGGATCAAATTGGTGTCCTGGTATTCATCGACCAGGATGTGCTGAAAACGGCTGCAGATTTCATGGCGGGCCTCCTCGGACTCGGCCAGCAGTCGCTGCCAGTTGACCAGCAGGTCATCGTAATCCATGAGCCCGTGGTCGAGCTTGAACTGGGCGTAATGCCGGCGAATGGTATGGATATCCTCGACAAACTCCGAGAGATGGATGTACTGCTCAAAGATCAGGTCCTCGATGGGGATGGCCCTGTTGATGGAGCCGGAGAGGATGTTCATGATCACCCGTTTGGAGGGGAACCGTTTACCGGCTCCGGCCAGACCCAGGGAGGATTTGAGCAGGTTGATGATCCCCTCCCCGTCGCCCCGGTCGATGATGGTGAACCCGGAACCGAACCCCAGGTGGTGACCGTATCGGCGCAGCAGCATGTTGGCGGTGGCATGGAAGGTGCCACCCATGATGCGCTGACAGGACTGACCGGTGAGCTGGCCGGCCCGCCACATCATCTCCTCGGCTGCCCGGCGGGTAAAGGTCAGCAGGAGAATGGATTCAGGCTCCACACCCTGCCGGATCAGGTGGGCCATGCGGTAGACCAGGGTTCGGGTCTTGCCCGAGCCGGCACCGGCAATGACCAGTACCGGGCCCTCGCCATGGGTCACGGCGGCAAACTGGGCCTCGTTGAGTACCTCCCTGCTGATGACCGATGCAGGGTCAGGGGAACATGGGCTACCGGGATCTGGAAAGAGTTCACGCTGCATGGCCACGGTTGTACCATAGGGCGTCCCGCCCTGCAATGGTTGTTGACACCTGCCGGGTCACGGTGTAGATTTGCTGCCAAAACGGAGGGATACCACCATCTACTTATGCTATAAGGCGGGAGAGAGACATGATGGATACAGCGAAACTGGAGGCTATCTTTACCGAGGATACCCTGACTGAGCTCTTCGGACCCGAACGGACCAATGATTTTTTCGAGGCCCTGTTCGGTGATGCGGAGGAGGGGGCCTATGATATCAGGCTCAGCTACGTGGGCTATGATCCGGGAACCAATACCCTGCGTTTTTACCTGGACCTGCATGAGCGTCCCGGCTGCTGCCTGGCCTGCAACCTGACCTATGGCCTGCCGGAGGTCTTTTCCCGGCATCCGATCATTAATATCAAGGGGCTGGTGGAGGAGATAGAGAAAAAACTGGCCGGAGAGGCACGTTGCGAGAGCTGGAAACTCGGCACCACGGTGCAGCAGAGCCGAAGCCTCCACTCCATTCCCCTGGAGATCAAACTGCAGACAGCCTGAACTGGTGTCAACCGGGGAAAAGGTCCGCCATTCCGAGGTCACGGGAACGGGGCGGTTCTGGGGTGCAGTTCATTACTGCCCGGGGGCTGTCCCTGGTTCCGCCCGGAGGAAACCAGGCGGCGTCGCCCGAAGCCGTGGATAGTTCTGCTCAGGCCCGGGCCACCCGGGAACGACCGGCCGCCTTGGCCTGGTAGAGCATGTCGTCGGCCTTGTCCAGCCATTCTTCGCGGTCCATGCCAGGCTCCCACTGCATGAGGCCGATACTGACCCCGAGTTTGTGGTCACCGGCAGGGATCTGCAGCTGGGCCACCGCCCGGCAGAGGCGCTGGCTCAGCTGCCTGGCCGATTCGATATCCGTATCCGAGAGCACCAGGAGGAATTCATCTCCCCCCATGCGGGCCAGCAGGTCGGTGGCGCGGATCTCTTTTTGCAGAACCGCGGCCACCTGCTGCAGGACCCGGTCCCCCATGAGATGGCCCATGGAGTCGTTGACTTCCTTGAAATGGTCCAGGTCCAGGGCCGCCAGGGTCAGGGGATGGTTGTGACGGCGGGCCCTCTCCATGATGCACTCAATTCGTTCCTCGAAAACCAGCCGGTTCGGGAGCCCGGTCAGGGCATCCTTGCGGGCCTGTTCAAATATCTTCTCATAGTCCAGGGTCCGTTTCAACGGCTCGGCCAGGATGGTCAGGGACTCGTTGATCAGCTCGATCTCTTCGTTGCCGATGCGGTTGTCCTTGCGCAGCAGAACCAGCAGGCTCTTGCAGTCCGGGGTGGAAAAGCCCCAGGTGTGGGCAAAAAAGTTATCGACCAGCAGGCAACCCCGGGTCTCAGTGTCCCGGGAGGTCAGGAGTCGTTCGGCGATGTCAATAACCTGACGCCGGTCCGGGCCATGGCTGGAACAGAACATGTGCATCCGCTGCCGGGTGAGGTTATGGTAGCCGATCAGCTCGTGGGGAACATACTGGGCCAGCCAGATGGAGTAGGCCTCGATCATGGAGGTCAGGTCCAGGATTCCGGCGATATGTCCATACAACTCATTGACCTTGCGAAGTCTTTCCGACTGTTTCCGGTAATGGCTCAGTTCACTGAGAAGTTCTTCCACCTGGGTCGCTCCGGTCTGATCAAATTTTTCCATATTCTGCTCGGGCATGGGGTGTTCCTGTTTCCGCGTTGCTGGAGTGTCTGCCAGTAAAACGTCTGCTGTGCCCAAAACTATGCCAACCGCGTGCCAGAGTCTGGCTATTTTTTGTTATATGCTGTTATGTCAACATATTGAGGGCATTTGCTCTGGGTGTCAAGCGGGGTGCGGAAGGTTTTTGTCTGGTGTCGTGTCAAAAGAATGACGCTTGCGCGTCCGGATCCGGAGCTGGAGGAAAAATGAGCCGTCCCTTGTGGAAACCTGTGCTTCGCGGTAGAGAAGACAGGGTGAGAGACTGTGGCAACAGGTAGCACGTAAGGGGCAACAGTGGAGCTTGATTTTCTTTTTTCCATAGGGCCGGTGTCCAGGATCCTGGCCGTTTTCTGCCTGATTCTTCTGGGCTGCCGTCTGCGGATCCCCATGGGCTGCGGGCTGCTCCTGGGCGGTCTGCTGATCGATTTCTGGGCCGGCAAGGGTGGCAGGGAGGTGACGGCGGACCTGGCTGCTGCCCTGGGCCGCCCTGAACTCTGGTTCATGCTGATAAATATTTCCCTGATCCTGGAGTTTGGCTACCTCATGGCCTCGGAGAAAAACAGTGAGATCCTGCTGGTAACAGCCCGGAGGCTCGGTGGTCGCCACGGCCGGATACTCAGCCTGGTCCTGATCCCGGCGGCCCTGGGGCTTGTGCCCATGCCCGGGGGGGCACTTTTTTCCGCTCCGCTTGTCGGCGAGGCGGTCCGGGACCAACGGGTGGAGCCGGCCTGGAAGGCTTCGGTCAATTACTGGTTCCGGCATGTGCTGGAATACTGGTGGCCGCTGTACCCGGTGGTGATCGTTTCTCTTTCCATATTTACCCTGCCGGTGTGGCAGTATTTTCTCCTGATGATCCCCTTTACCCTGGTCAGCCTGGCGGCCGGCTGGTGGTTCATGCTCCGGCCGAAGATGAAACTGCTGGCTGTGGAGCCAGGAGAGACGCCCGGAAATCCGGGCCGGATTGGCCGGGTCCTGCTGCCCATAACTTTGATTGTCCTGTGCACCCTCATCCTGCCCCCACTCGTGGGCCGGCTGATCCCTGGCGGGTCCTCTTCGCTGCACAAGCTCCTGGCCATGTTCCTGGGCCTGGTGATCAGCCTGACCGTGGTCAGCCTGGGGCGCGGCACCAGCGACGAGAGGCTGTTCCTCTTTGCGCATATCTTCTCCGCCAAAACCCTGAGCGTGGTCCTGACCCTTGGCGGGGTGATGATCTTCCAGGCC encodes:
- a CDS encoding pancreas/duodenum homeobox protein 1 — encoded protein: MDTAKLEAIFTEDTLTELFGPERTNDFFEALFGDAEEGAYDIRLSYVGYDPGTNTLRFYLDLHERPGCCLACNLTYGLPEVFSRHPIINIKGLVEEIEKKLAGEARCESWKLGTTVQQSRSLHSIPLEIKLQTA
- a CDS encoding DUF401 family protein, with product MELDFLFSIGPVSRILAVFCLILLGCRLRIPMGCGLLLGGLLIDFWAGKGGREVTADLAAALGRPELWFMLINISLILEFGYLMASEKNSEILLVTARRLGGRHGRILSLVLIPAALGLVPMPGGALFSAPLVGEAVRDQRVEPAWKASVNYWFRHVLEYWWPLYPVVIVSLSIFTLPVWQYFLLMIPFTLVSLAAGWWFMLRPKMKLLAVEPGETPGNPGRIGRVLLPITLIVLCTLILPPLVGRLIPGGSSSLHKLLAMFLGLVISLTVVSLGRGTSDERLFLFAHIFSAKTLSVVLTLGGVMIFQAMLEASDLLPAAGKQLGGSAIPVEVIIGFLPFLAGLVTGIAIGFGGPAFPLVVGLAGGDPAISQGAALVLAFAMGYAGMMLSPVHLCYLLTRRYFVTGVLATYRYLLPCVLSVMLWGIAVHAGLRVMSW
- a CDS encoding GGDEF domain-containing protein, producing MPEQNMEKFDQTGATQVEELLSELSHYRKQSERLRKVNELYGHIAGILDLTSMIEAYSIWLAQYVPHELIGYHNLTRQRMHMFCSSHGPDRRQVIDIAERLLTSRDTETRGCLLVDNFFAHTWGFSTPDCKSLLVLLRKDNRIGNEEIELINESLTILAEPLKRTLDYEKIFEQARKDALTGLPNRLVFEERIECIMERARRHNHPLTLAALDLDHFKEVNDSMGHLMGDRVLQQVAAVLQKEIRATDLLARMGGDEFLLVLSDTDIESARQLSQRLCRAVAQLQIPAGDHKLGVSIGLMQWEPGMDREEWLDKADDMLYQAKAAGRSRVARA